A single window of Jeotgalibacillus haloalkalitolerans DNA harbors:
- a CDS encoding ABC-F family ATP-binding cassette domain-containing protein produces the protein MIQVSDVSLRFGDRKLFEDVNIKFNPGNCYGLIGANGAGKSTFLKILSGEIEAQTGHVSMGPNERLAILKQNHFEFEEEEVINVVLMGHTRLYEVMQEKNAIYMKEDFSDEDGIKAAELEGEFGEMNGWEAESDAAILLQGLGISEEHFNKKMAELTGSEKVKVLLAQALFGKPDVLLLDEPTNGLDIQAIQWLEDFLINFENTVIVVSHDRHFLNTVCTHIADLDFSKIQIYMGNYDFWYESSQLAQRLVSDQNRKKEEKIKELQAFVARFSANASKSKQATSRKKLLDKITLDDIKPSSRKYPFVQFEMEREIGNDVLQVKDLSKTIDGVKVLDNVSFTMNKDDKIALAGTDEIAKTTLMRILMGEVEPDSGSFKWGVTTSQSYFPHDNSSYFEGQESDLVDWLRQYSPEDESETFLRGFLGRMLFSGEEVRKKPSVLSGGEKVRCMLSRMMLKKANVLLLDEPTNHLDLESITALNNGLINYKGAMIFTSHDHQFVQTIANRIIDITDGQITDKQLTYDEFLEWNKERVSN, from the coding sequence ATGATACAAGTATCAGATGTCAGTCTTCGTTTTGGAGACCGCAAGCTGTTTGAAGATGTGAATATTAAATTTAACCCGGGTAACTGTTATGGTCTGATTGGTGCGAATGGTGCGGGTAAATCTACTTTCTTAAAGATTTTATCCGGAGAAATCGAAGCGCAGACCGGTCATGTTTCAATGGGACCTAATGAACGTCTGGCAATTTTAAAGCAGAATCACTTTGAATTTGAAGAAGAAGAAGTGATTAATGTCGTGTTAATGGGACATACCCGCCTGTATGAGGTAATGCAGGAGAAAAACGCGATTTATATGAAGGAAGATTTTTCTGATGAAGACGGGATTAAAGCTGCTGAGCTTGAAGGTGAGTTTGGTGAGATGAACGGCTGGGAAGCTGAATCAGATGCTGCTATCCTTCTTCAGGGGCTTGGTATCAGCGAAGAGCATTTCAACAAAAAAATGGCTGAACTGACTGGATCTGAAAAGGTAAAAGTGTTGCTTGCACAGGCTCTTTTCGGTAAACCGGATGTTCTGCTGCTGGATGAGCCGACAAACGGTCTTGATATCCAGGCAATCCAATGGCTAGAAGACTTCCTGATTAACTTTGAAAACACAGTGATCGTTGTATCCCATGACCGTCACTTCCTGAACACTGTATGTACGCATATTGCTGATCTTGATTTCAGCAAGATTCAGATCTATATGGGTAACTATGATTTCTGGTACGAATCAAGTCAGCTTGCTCAAAGACTGGTTTCAGACCAGAACCGTAAGAAAGAAGAGAAAATTAAAGAGCTTCAGGCATTCGTAGCGCGCTTTAGTGCTAATGCCTCTAAATCAAAGCAGGCTACTTCCCGTAAGAAGCTTCTTGATAAAATCACACTTGATGACATTAAGCCATCTTCACGTAAATATCCTTTCGTACAATTCGAAATGGAACGTGAGATTGGTAATGACGTGCTTCAGGTTAAAGATCTGTCTAAAACCATTGATGGAGTAAAAGTGCTTGATAACGTCAGCTTTACAATGAATAAAGATGACAAGATTGCACTTGCAGGTACAGATGAAATTGCGAAAACTACATTAATGCGCATCCTGATGGGTGAAGTTGAGCCGGATAGCGGAAGCTTTAAATGGGGCGTAACTACTTCACAGTCATATTTCCCGCATGATAACTCTTCTTACTTTGAAGGTCAGGAATCAGATCTTGTTGACTGGCTGAGACAATACAGTCCTGAAGATGAGAGTGAAACGTTCCTGAGAGGCTTCCTTGGCAGAATGTTATTCTCCGGTGAAGAAGTAAGAAAGAAACCTTCTGTCTTATCAGGAGGAGAAAAAGTACGCTGCATGCTGTCACGCATGATGCTGAAAAAAGCAAATGTACTGCTGCTGGATGAGCCGACAAATCACCTTGATCTTGAATCAATCACAGCACTCAATAATGGGTTGATTAACTATAAAGGTGCGATGATCTTTACTTCACATGACCATCAGTTTGTACAGACGATTGCAAACCGTATCATCGATATCACAGATGGTCAGATTACTGACAAGCAGCTTACGTATGATGAGTTTCTTGAGTGGAATAAAGAACGAGTATCCAATTAA
- a CDS encoding DUF1033 family protein, with amino-acid sequence MWRIVQLKSDAEPWWFLEGWESDITVEWTFNTKHEALEFYRDKMHENLARYDHARVKRGTQAAFWNEDEFFFCEDCDEDLQVYHGYILFSQGEPYIRDKMTEEDKQFFEAIFSQKKEA; translated from the coding sequence TTGTGGCGGATCGTACAGCTGAAAAGCGATGCAGAGCCCTGGTGGTTTTTAGAGGGCTGGGAATCTGATATTACTGTTGAATGGACATTTAATACGAAACATGAAGCATTGGAATTTTACAGAGATAAGATGCATGAAAACCTGGCGAGGTATGATCATGCACGTGTAAAAAGGGGAACGCAGGCTGCATTCTGGAATGAGGATGAGTTTTTCTTCTGTGAAGACTGTGATGAAGATTTGCAGGTTTATCACGGATATATCCTGTTTTCACAGGGAGAGCCTTATATTAGAGATAAAATGACAGAAGAAGACAAACAATTTTTTGAAGCGATTTTCTCACAAAAAAAAGAGGCCTGA
- a CDS encoding toxic anion resistance protein, producing the protein MEEKQQVKVEERSSKLDDLLANPFGDNEITTADTHTGQAAPKRLADVLPEEDRKQAEALSKQIDPADHQSILQYGTAAQSKLSNFSHAMLDHVQRKDVGPIGDILKELMNRLEQIDPDELSDQKKNVISKLFNRVNRSVNEILSKYQKVGAQVDRISVRLDHSKKSLLDDIQMLDQLYNENKEYFQALNIYIAAAELKREDLEHNVIPALRTKAEKSSDQMAYQEVNDMMQFLDRLDKRIHDLQLSRQITIQSAPQIRMIQNINQALAEKIQASILTAIPLWKNQIAIALTLFRQQRAVEAQKQVTKTTNELLLKNSEMLKVNSIETAKENERGIVDIETLKTTQSNLVSTLEETLRIQEEGRQKRRQAEGEIQAMEAELKQQLLQLKNKRS; encoded by the coding sequence ATGGAAGAAAAACAACAGGTCAAAGTAGAAGAACGATCATCTAAATTGGATGATCTGCTTGCAAACCCATTTGGTGATAATGAAATTACGACTGCAGATACTCACACAGGACAAGCCGCGCCTAAAAGGTTAGCGGATGTCTTACCGGAAGAAGACCGGAAACAGGCAGAAGCCCTGTCTAAGCAGATTGATCCAGCTGATCATCAGTCGATTCTCCAATATGGAACAGCAGCTCAGTCCAAGCTTTCTAATTTCTCTCATGCGATGCTTGATCATGTTCAGAGAAAAGATGTCGGTCCGATTGGTGACATATTAAAAGAATTGATGAACAGGCTTGAACAGATTGATCCTGATGAGCTTTCTGATCAGAAGAAAAATGTGATCTCAAAATTGTTCAACCGGGTAAACAGATCTGTAAATGAAATTTTGTCCAAGTACCAAAAGGTTGGTGCACAGGTAGACAGAATCAGCGTAAGACTCGACCATTCAAAAAAGTCCCTGCTTGATGATATTCAGATGCTCGACCAGCTTTATAACGAAAACAAAGAATATTTTCAGGCGCTGAATATTTATATCGCTGCTGCAGAACTGAAACGTGAAGACCTTGAGCATAATGTGATTCCCGCTCTTCGCACGAAAGCAGAAAAAAGCAGTGATCAGATGGCGTACCAGGAAGTCAATGATATGATGCAATTTCTGGACAGACTCGATAAGCGTATACATGATCTTCAGCTCAGCAGACAAATCACTATACAAAGTGCCCCGCAGATCAGAATGATTCAGAATATAAACCAGGCACTGGCTGAAAAAATTCAGGCGTCTATCCTGACTGCTATCCCATTGTGGAAGAACCAGATTGCAATTGCACTCACATTGTTCAGGCAGCAGCGCGCAGTTGAAGCCCAGAAGCAGGTTACTAAAACCACAAACGAATTATTGCTGAAAAACTCTGAGATGTTAAAGGTAAACAGTATTGAAACGGCAAAGGAAAATGAAAGAGGCATTGTAGATATCGAAACCCTGAAAACGACGCAGTCCAACCTGGTATCCACCCTGGAGGAAACGCTTCGTATTCAGGAAGAAGGCCGTCAGAAACGGAGACAGGCTGAAGGAGAAATTCAGGCAATGGAAGCTGAGTTAAAACAGCAGCTGCTGCAATTAAAAAATAAAAGATCATAA
- a CDS encoding YkvA family protein, protein MEEHTREEQENFYFRLRSKIDEFLKDKTGKNHKYAKYLLFAPDIFYLLVQVVRDKRVSGKDRAMVAGAISYFILPFDLIPEGLVGPGGYIDDLVVASFVLQTIVNNLSPDIIRDHWAGDEDGLKVINKIAGLSDKVLKKGTLPALLKKFQK, encoded by the coding sequence ATGGAAGAACACACACGTGAAGAACAGGAGAATTTCTACTTTCGTTTGAGAAGTAAAATTGATGAATTTTTAAAAGATAAGACCGGTAAAAACCACAAATATGCGAAATACCTGTTGTTTGCACCTGATATTTTTTATCTGCTGGTCCAGGTGGTCAGGGATAAAAGAGTATCCGGTAAGGACAGGGCGATGGTTGCAGGGGCAATCAGTTATTTTATTTTGCCATTTGACCTGATTCCTGAAGGACTAGTCGGACCAGGAGGATACATAGATGACCTGGTAGTCGCGTCATTTGTTCTGCAAACAATAGTGAATAACCTTTCTCCAGACATTATTAGAGATCACTGGGCCGGGGATGAAGATGGCCTTAAAGTGATTAACAAAATTGCAGGGTTATCGGATAAGGTGTTAAAAAAGGGGACACTGCCGGCTCTGTTAAAGAAATTTCAAAAATAA
- a CDS encoding AI-2E family transporter, with protein sequence MSELAKSKWFRFGFGLITILIIIYLLSLVEFIFTPIVIIVTTLFAPIAIAGVLYYLLRPIVNFAAKYLPRGISILLIYLAGIGLIVGLFFLIGPPLSRQFNSLVDNIPSIFNELSAMAMNLVQSDWFKSIQEQQDFSIQDITDRVASTLQGSLDAIGSNLMSIIGVITNIAIVLVTIPFVLFYMLKDGQKLPEQFLRFTPEEFRPEGRKVLQDMDVALSSYIQGQLIVSFCVGVLLYIGYLIIGLEYTIVLALVAMLTNVIPFVGPFIGTIPAVIVGFIDSPLTALFVILVVIAAQQIESNLISPQVMGKKLQVHPLTIIFLLLVAGSFGGLLGLIMAVPTYAVGKAIVVNAYRFITIRKRYDDKRMKKSKMV encoded by the coding sequence TTGAGTGAGTTAGCAAAGTCAAAATGGTTTCGTTTTGGTTTTGGCTTGATTACCATTTTAATTATTATTTACTTACTGTCCTTAGTGGAGTTTATCTTCACTCCAATTGTGATTATCGTCACAACCCTGTTTGCGCCAATTGCAATCGCAGGTGTACTTTACTATCTTTTAAGACCGATTGTCAATTTTGCTGCAAAATACTTACCTAGAGGCATTTCGATTTTACTGATCTATCTTGCCGGTATCGGATTAATTGTTGGGTTGTTCTTTTTAATTGGACCTCCCCTGTCAAGACAATTTAACTCTCTGGTAGATAATATCCCTTCAATATTTAATGAGTTATCTGCAATGGCTATGAACCTGGTGCAATCAGACTGGTTTAAGAGCATTCAGGAACAGCAGGATTTTTCGATCCAGGATATTACTGACCGGGTAGCAAGTACGCTGCAGGGTTCTCTTGACGCTATAGGGTCGAACCTCATGTCTATTATCGGTGTCATCACGAATATTGCAATTGTACTTGTGACGATTCCTTTTGTATTGTTTTACATGTTAAAAGACGGTCAGAAACTTCCTGAACAGTTTCTGCGCTTTACGCCTGAAGAGTTCCGTCCTGAAGGAAGAAAAGTACTGCAGGATATGGATGTTGCTTTAAGTTCATACATCCAGGGTCAGCTGATCGTCAGCTTTTGTGTAGGGGTTTTACTTTATATCGGTTATTTGATTATTGGCCTCGAATACACGATTGTACTTGCTTTGGTGGCAATGCTTACAAATGTTATACCGTTTGTGGGACCCTTTATCGGGACGATACCTGCAGTCATTGTCGGGTTTATTGATTCCCCACTTACAGCACTGTTTGTCATTCTGGTTGTGATCGCGGCTCAGCAGATTGAAAGTAACCTGATCTCTCCGCAGGTCATGGGAAAAAAGCTTCAGGTGCACCCGCTGACAATTATCTTCTTACTGCTTGTCGCTGGAAGTTTCGGCGGTCTTTTAGGACTTATCATGGCGGTTCCGACTTATGCTGTTGGTAAAGCAATCGTGGTAAATGCCTATCGATTTATTACAATCAGAAAGCGTTATGATGATAAACGCATGAAAAAAAGTAAAATGGTATAG
- a CDS encoding 5-bromo-4-chloroindolyl phosphate hydrolysis family protein: MKQILNFVTRLGISLPIASITWISAIFLMNVSFWPSLAAALIGGIVPFYTIKWFQKRSLLKSYGLTKREYEYIQSNLKEAQKKISRLQGKQFQIRSISAMRQLNDMIKFSRRIFSIVKKDPKRFYTSERFFFYHLDSAVELTEKYTMLVTQPVKNKEVLVSLEDTRQTLHELNRSLEEDLMKVLSNDLDTLRIELDMAKNTIEHK, encoded by the coding sequence ATGAAGCAAATATTAAATTTTGTGACCCGTCTTGGAATTTCACTGCCTATTGCAAGCATTACCTGGATCAGTGCCATCTTTCTGATGAATGTGTCATTCTGGCCTTCATTGGCGGCAGCTCTGATTGGCGGGATTGTGCCATTTTATACGATTAAGTGGTTTCAGAAACGCTCCCTTTTAAAATCGTATGGTTTAACAAAAAGAGAATATGAATATATACAGTCAAACTTAAAAGAAGCACAGAAAAAAATATCCCGGCTGCAGGGAAAACAGTTCCAGATCCGCTCAATTTCAGCAATGAGACAGTTAAATGATATGATTAAGTTCTCAAGAAGAATATTCAGCATTGTGAAAAAAGACCCTAAACGCTTTTATACATCTGAACGATTCTTTTTTTACCATCTGGACAGCGCGGTCGAGTTAACGGAGAAATATACTATGCTCGTTACTCAGCCTGTTAAAAATAAAGAAGTACTGGTTTCATTGGAGGATACAAGACAGACGCTTCACGAGTTAAATCGTTCGCTTGAAGAGGACCTGATGAAGGTATTGTCTAATGATCTTGATACACTGCGAATTGAACTTGATATGGCGAAAAATACAATAGAGCATAAATAA
- a CDS encoding YkvA family protein — MKMLKRIQFIFHFRKSLPFIKDFFVSSSVHPVKKLLTGGLIIAYAVMPADIIPDYLFLVGITDDIAFTTFMLQLAVKMAPPDLAEKHQLRIK; from the coding sequence ATGAAAATGCTAAAAAGAATCCAGTTTATTTTTCATTTCAGAAAGTCACTGCCATTTATTAAAGACTTTTTCGTTTCATCTTCAGTCCATCCTGTTAAAAAGCTTCTGACAGGTGGATTAATCATCGCCTATGCAGTGATGCCGGCAGATATTATCCCGGATTATCTGTTTTTAGTCGGTATAACGGATGATATCGCATTTACAACGTTTATGCTGCAGCTTGCTGTAAAGATGGCACCGCCGGACCTTGCAGAAAAGCATCAATTACGCATTAAATAA
- a CDS encoding cold-shock protein — translation MKTGTVKWFNAEKGFGFIEVEGENDVFVHFSAITGEGFKSLDEGQQVEFEVVEGNRGPQAANVVKL, via the coding sequence ATGAAAACTGGTACAGTAAAATGGTTTAACGCAGAAAAAGGTTTCGGATTCATCGAAGTTGAAGGAGAAAACGACGTATTCGTACACTTCTCAGCTATCACAGGCGAAGGCTTCAAGTCTCTTGACGAAGGCCAGCAGGTAGAATTCGAAGTGGTTGAAGGTAACCGTGGACCACAAGCAGCTAACGTTGTAAAACTGTAA
- a CDS encoding vWA domain-containing protein, with translation MQRFIQFNDEQVNSFRLMQLIDLAKTLTREKEMTVEYSPMNYIDPAQRTLFVSHFWDHRSETEEWHGLITDVFIRAEGAYKHSDPVTIQKFIQYTHTLDHPSFAKQLFMLIEDARLEEMTKMKRPGTKNAFKTRRKVYARYFESQLNVHQVKGITTDAFFNLIYLLVFADSPIDEWPDIHTDINRAKPFITQQIEKTHETKSTSDSVKICKALCEVVDELLKKDMLNEYFHLPEKTIKNWADGLTFEDLKRKDALINDDTEKEKPSGNEEVEDEEFKAWHRESEEKGESFLQFELESGTKTSIDTEAAREGDDQEQALASVQGSSQKSQRQDFDQKDVDRKSEDDTAAGSSKYGKENEHAFPVFEFPEPVKNAERTLYLEYKKEISLYQKKLKQVIEKTLDHKKTSPRTHLVKGRLSKNLLPYFTDEKPRVFYKKDEESPKIDAAFELLLDCSASMYDKMDETKKGLVLFHEALKSVQVPHEITGFWENTPKAGQKGQPNHFKTVISFNDSLYQQDGAAIMQLEPEEDNRDGYAIRHMIERLEKRTEKQKFLLVFSDGEPAAADYEQNGIVDTHDAVLAARKRGIEVMNVFLSTTEIPESQKEVIQNIYGRFSLFVQDIDELPDVLFPLLKRLLYKSM, from the coding sequence ATGCAGCGGTTTATACAATTTAATGATGAGCAGGTCAACTCTTTCAGGCTGATGCAACTGATTGACCTTGCAAAAACACTCACACGTGAGAAAGAGATGACGGTTGAATACAGTCCCATGAATTATATTGATCCCGCACAGCGTACGCTCTTTGTCAGTCACTTCTGGGATCACCGTTCAGAAACTGAAGAGTGGCATGGTCTGATTACAGACGTATTTATACGTGCTGAAGGTGCATATAAACATTCAGACCCTGTGACGATACAAAAATTTATACAGTATACGCATACGCTGGATCACCCTTCATTTGCAAAACAGCTGTTTATGCTGATAGAGGATGCAAGGCTTGAAGAGATGACCAAGATGAAGAGACCAGGAACGAAAAATGCATTTAAAACAAGACGTAAAGTATACGCAAGATATTTTGAATCCCAGTTAAATGTCCATCAGGTAAAAGGCATTACAACTGATGCATTCTTTAATCTGATTTATTTACTGGTCTTTGCTGATTCACCAATTGATGAGTGGCCAGATATCCATACAGACATTAACCGTGCAAAACCATTTATTACACAGCAGATTGAAAAAACGCACGAAACAAAATCGACTTCAGATTCAGTTAAGATCTGTAAAGCTCTATGTGAAGTAGTGGATGAACTGCTGAAAAAAGATATGCTGAATGAGTATTTTCATCTTCCGGAAAAGACGATAAAGAACTGGGCAGACGGCCTTACATTTGAAGATTTGAAAAGAAAAGATGCTTTGATCAATGACGATACTGAAAAGGAAAAGCCAAGTGGAAATGAAGAAGTTGAAGATGAAGAATTTAAAGCATGGCATAGAGAGTCGGAAGAAAAAGGCGAATCATTTCTGCAGTTCGAATTAGAATCAGGGACCAAAACCTCCATTGATACGGAAGCAGCAAGGGAAGGTGATGACCAGGAGCAGGCGCTTGCAAGTGTTCAGGGGAGTTCACAGAAGTCACAGCGTCAGGATTTTGACCAGAAGGATGTCGACCGTAAGTCAGAGGATGACACAGCAGCCGGCAGTTCAAAATATGGTAAGGAGAACGAACACGCCTTTCCTGTTTTTGAATTTCCTGAACCGGTTAAGAATGCTGAAAGAACCCTTTATCTTGAGTACAAAAAAGAAATTTCACTTTATCAGAAAAAGCTTAAACAGGTAATAGAAAAGACACTTGACCATAAAAAGACAAGCCCACGAACACATCTTGTAAAAGGCAGACTCAGTAAAAATCTGCTGCCTTATTTTACAGATGAAAAACCAAGGGTCTTTTATAAGAAAGATGAGGAGTCCCCAAAAATTGATGCTGCTTTTGAGTTGTTGCTTGATTGTTCGGCATCTATGTATGACAAGATGGATGAAACTAAAAAAGGGCTCGTTTTATTTCATGAAGCGCTAAAGTCAGTACAGGTTCCGCATGAAATCACCGGTTTTTGGGAGAATACACCGAAAGCGGGACAAAAAGGTCAGCCGAATCATTTTAAAACGGTGATCTCTTTTAATGACAGTCTGTATCAGCAGGATGGGGCTGCCATTATGCAGCTTGAGCCGGAAGAGGATAACCGTGATGGCTATGCAATCAGACATATGATAGAAAGGCTTGAAAAAAGAACAGAAAAACAAAAGTTTCTGCTCGTGTTTTCAGACGGGGAGCCAGCTGCAGCAGACTATGAGCAAAATGGTATTGTGGATACACATGATGCAGTGCTTGCAGCGAGAAAACGTGGAATTGAAGTAATGAACGTCTTTTTATCAACCACGGAAATTCCGGAAAGCCAAAAGGAAGTCATCCAGAATATATACGGCCGCTTCAGTCTGTTTGTCCAGGATATAGATGAACTGCCTGATGTACTGTTCCCGTTATTGAAAAGACTTCTGTATAAAAGTATGTGA
- a CDS encoding alpha/beta hydrolase codes for MHHIYHEGKEGKPVLLLLHGTGGTEQDLLPIADMIDPEASILSVRGNVSENGMPRFFKRLREGVFDIEDLKFRTKELNEFINDAAHKYQFDRSNVIAIGYSNGANIAGSLLFHYKDSLKAAILHHPMVPLRDHELPDLSGVNVFIGAGENDPICPAGETTDLTELLNHAGASVTTKWYNRGHQLIEEEVSDAKNWYQTL; via the coding sequence ATGCATCACATTTATCATGAAGGTAAAGAAGGTAAGCCGGTATTATTACTCTTGCACGGTACAGGCGGAACAGAACAGGATCTGCTGCCGATCGCTGATATGATTGATCCTGAAGCAAGTATTCTGAGTGTACGTGGCAATGTAAGTGAAAACGGAATGCCAAGATTCTTTAAACGCTTAAGAGAAGGTGTATTTGATATAGAGGATTTGAAGTTCCGTACAAAAGAACTGAATGAATTTATTAATGATGCAGCTCATAAATATCAGTTTGATCGCAGCAATGTGATTGCCATCGGTTATTCAAACGGTGCGAATATTGCGGGGAGTCTGTTGTTTCACTACAAGGATTCATTAAAAGCTGCGATCCTGCATCATCCAATGGTACCTTTAAGAGATCACGAGCTTCCTGATCTGTCAGGTGTTAACGTATTTATCGGAGCGGGTGAAAATGATCCAATCTGTCCTGCAGGTGAAACAACAGATTTAACAGAGCTGTTGAATCATGCAGGAGCGAGTGTCACGACTAAATGGTACAACAGAGGTCACCAGCTGATTGAAGAAGAAGTAAGTGACGCAAAAAACTGGTATCAGACACTATAG
- a CDS encoding PadR family transcriptional regulator: MSKHNPKKFALNMSASQFTKFYILHLLSIRHSGMISEHFKAEFRKIGGNWEPAPSTLLDALHDMAEEGLLHRKEDYKSHERKRQKVYWYTLTDQGKDAFEVMKKQFLPLFEEQKRIIQNILNTVFK, encoded by the coding sequence ATGAGTAAGCATAATCCGAAAAAATTTGCGTTAAATATGAGTGCTTCACAATTCACCAAGTTTTACATACTCCATTTACTCTCAATCAGACATTCAGGCATGATCAGTGAACATTTTAAGGCAGAGTTCAGAAAGATCGGCGGCAACTGGGAACCAGCACCGAGCACTTTGCTTGATGCGCTTCATGATATGGCCGAAGAAGGATTATTGCACAGAAAAGAGGATTATAAGTCACATGAACGAAAAAGACAGAAGGTATACTGGTATACACTCACTGACCAGGGGAAAGATGCATTCGAAGTGATGAAGAAACAATTTCTTCCGTTATTTGAAGAACAGAAGCGGATTATCCAGAATATCCTGAACACGGTTTTTAAGTAG
- a CDS encoding ATP-binding protein — protein sequence MELSKLPENIRQLIEQSSKGDADSQGRIGSGGYTADDPSVFHDVMIGLSLQKNILLKGPTGSGKTKLAESVSYTFNQPMYSINCSVDLDAEAMLGFKTIEQVDGKSAITFVEGPVIQAMKKGHILYIDEINMAKPETLPILNGVLDYRRTITNPFTNEVITAAEGFKVVAAINEGYIGTVPLNEALKNRFIVVDVPYIKGDTLKTVLMEQSALKDERIIDQFVELSADLFTQVQNGQVSEEAASIRALLDTCDLSIYMPPKRAIQRGIIDKLEDEREKSAVKNIADTIFE from the coding sequence ATGGAATTAAGTAAACTACCGGAAAATATTAGACAATTAATTGAACAAAGTTCCAAAGGGGATGCGGATTCACAGGGAAGAATCGGCTCAGGAGGCTATACAGCAGATGATCCTTCAGTTTTTCATGATGTAATGATCGGGTTGTCCCTGCAGAAAAATATACTGCTGAAAGGACCAACCGGTTCAGGAAAAACTAAGCTTGCAGAAAGTGTGAGCTATACGTTTAATCAGCCTATGTACAGCATTAATTGTTCTGTAGATCTTGATGCGGAAGCGATGCTTGGATTTAAAACGATTGAACAGGTCGATGGCAAGTCTGCTATTACATTTGTTGAAGGACCAGTCATTCAGGCAATGAAAAAAGGACATATTCTTTATATCGATGAAATTAATATGGCTAAACCTGAAACCCTGCCAATTTTAAACGGTGTACTCGACTATCGCCGGACAATTACAAATCCTTTCACAAATGAAGTGATCACTGCAGCGGAAGGTTTTAAAGTGGTTGCGGCAATCAATGAAGGATATATCGGGACAGTTCCTTTAAATGAAGCGCTTAAAAACAGATTTATCGTTGTTGACGTTCCATATATTAAAGGTGATACGCTAAAAACAGTATTGATGGAACAAAGTGCGCTTAAAGACGAGAGAATCATAGATCAATTTGTTGAGCTGTCGGCTGATTTATTTACACAGGTTCAAAACGGGCAGGTGTCTGAAGAGGCAGCTTCAATCAGAGCCCTGCTGGACACTTGTGACCTTTCAATCTATATGCCTCCTAAAAGAGCTATTCAGCGTGGCATAATAGATAAGCTTGAGGACGAACGGGAAAAATCAGCAGTTAAAAATATCGCTGACACAATCTTTGAATGA
- a CDS encoding ArsR/SmtB family transcription factor, translating to MSQEFDYSHELADIYRLFGDRTRLIMAKKMAEEEWTVSEFVQFFGISQPLVSQHIKKLKTAKLITEQRHGKRILYKLNQEAEHYPLVLKIIDPLTDEKTEEADIETVNA from the coding sequence ATGAGTCAAGAATTTGATTACTCACATGAGTTAGCTGATATTTACCGTTTGTTCGGAGATCGGACAAGGTTAATCATGGCCAAGAAAATGGCTGAGGAAGAGTGGACTGTTTCAGAATTTGTTCAGTTTTTTGGCATTAGCCAGCCGCTTGTCAGCCAGCACATAAAAAAACTGAAAACAGCAAAGCTCATTACAGAACAGAGACATGGTAAGAGGATTCTTTACAAGCTGAATCAGGAGGCAGAACATTATCCACTGGTACTGAAGATTATAGATCCTTTAACTGACGAAAAAACTGAAGAGGCAGACATTGAAACTGTTAACGCATAG